Part of the Aquarana catesbeiana isolate 2022-GZ linkage group LG12, ASM4218655v1, whole genome shotgun sequence genome, attcagcaatttaaaaaaaatacacagccaTGATGTCCATATTAATCCACTTTAAGAATGTTGAAAGCGGTCAAACGTTTTTAATAAAATCACTAAATTTATATGCCTGTACATTCTAAAATTTAAAAGGTACAAAATCCTAGtgaaaaacaaaatttaaatacAAACTTAAATATTGTACAATTCTACATTTGGATAAACCAAGCAAGCTTTCATACAGCCGTTATTACAGAAAGTATAAACTAGTTCAATTAGACTGTGATATATTTTGTTTTAAGTGTTCACCACTGTGAAAATGGTTTATCTctttaaatcctgtacaataaaataataacaaaatcaATTATCTAACATTGTTAGTGAAGTAAAAGGTGTGTATTATTATAAAAGACTAAAAACTTTGCAAACATATAATGTTCGAAGCACTGTATCAATAATTAAAACAGATACAAGTATGGGGATGATTGTTTGAAGTgtttaggacagtgtttctcaactccagtcctaggGTGTGTAGTTTTCAATGCAAAGAgcggtgttattttttttttcttatatttccaTTAGTATATTATTACTACTTATtctttttaattaaattggtcTTTGAATTTTTATAGTATGTCTTTACTATATTTGAAAACAGGAAAAGTACTTAGAAAATGTGCTCATATCTCCCTATTTGGCTTCTAGAATCCCTAGCATTATCACATTTTTAGGCAGCCCTCCAGTCAGTTATTACAGGAGAATTAGCATAGTACAGTATGTGTATGTGATAgaaagactataaaaaaaaaagcggttgtatatattcttttatttatcTGGTTCTTATGACTTCCTGAATCTGGACTGGGATGACAGATCCCATACCTGGATTATAAATCATGAAAAATAGCTTAAAGTACATGTTCTCATAATGTTATAATTGTTTCTCATGCAGTGCAAGAGTCCTGGACAAGAGGAGACATGGGGGAATGGGGCTTTTTGAGCTCGCTATTAGATGCTGTCCAGGAGCACTCTCCCATGGTGGGACGGTTCTGGCTGGTGGTGATGCTCATCTTTCGCATACTCATCCTGGCCACCGTGGGTAGTGACATGTTTGAAGATGAACAGGAGGAATTTGTATGTAACACTATGCAACCAGGCTGTCGTCAAGTTTGCTATGACCAGGCCTTCCCTATATCCCACTACCGCTTTTGGGTCTTCCATATTGTGCTGCTCTCTGCCCCAGCAGTGCTGTTTGTAATTTATTCCATGCACCAGAATGCCAAGATGGGAAGAGATGCAGATGAAGAGGAAGCAGCACAACCTGGGCAGCCAAGCAGCATCAGAACCAAGTTAAGGGCTGACCAGCGTGGACGTCACATACGCACATTCTACATTGTCAATGTGGTGATGAGGATAATGGCAGAGGTGGGTTTTCTAGTGGGACAGTGGTTACTCTATGGGTTCAAAGTAGCTCCAGACTACATCTGTGAACGCAAACCCTGCCCACACAAAGTGGACTGCTTTGTGTCCAGGCCAACAGAAAAGACCATTTTTCTGCAGTTTTACTTTGTAGTTGGGATCATCTCTGCCATTCTCAGCCTGTCTGaactgctacatattttggtaaaggGAAAGTGCCGGTCTAGGGAAGGACTGGGGTCCAGTCCACCTCCAGCCTACGAGAGGGATAATTGGTCCAACAGAGAACATGAAAGGACCAATAACTTTCTTCTCCGAAGACAAAGTACTGATGATCGAAGAGCTAGCGGGGCTGGTGGTCATCGGCTTTCTATTGCATATCCTCCCGGCACAGCGTATAAGCTGAAAGTAGGCCCTAGCTCGGCTATCAGCAGCAAATCATCCAGACTGATCAAAGGTGACTTAACCGTATAAAGGGATGCTTGACTAAACCATGTAGAGTGGGATTTGCATTGACTGACATGCTTGTTTTACAAAGACAGATGCCATGCCAGATGACAGAAGGGCATCAATTCTCTGCAATCAGTGGTcttagaactccactttaaaaaaagtgTTGCAAAATGTggtctaaccacttcagccttcaAAGAAGGGGCTGTCTCAAATGAATGCTATGCATAAAAGCACCTTCTACAGACAATAAAAATGTCACGTGAAGTGGAGAGAGCCACCACATGTCTTTCCCTCAAAAGGTTGTTCTGGTTATTAGAGTATTTATTTCCATAGAAGTAGGTTGCACAACCACCCTACAGCATCTTCTGGTAGTACAAACAGTTATGTTATGTATCAAACAGTGGATAATATCGTGGGATGCTATTTTTATGTACAAACTTATAACTAAATTCAAGGTCCAAGATCAGATCATGCATAGTAAGGATGCCACAGAAGCGATAATTGTCACACAGATATTGGAGGAAAATTGAGTGGCTTGGTAAATTTTGCACACTTAGCTAGGCGAGACCTGTCAACAAAACATAAGGTTATTGAACATTTCCAGAATAGGATGCGTGCAGAGTCTGTTTTATAATAAAGAAAGCTCCTAttaaactaaactgtatctgagcaccacaaactaaaaaagcTATTTAACT contains:
- the GJD3 gene encoding gap junction delta-3 protein; this encodes MGEWGFLSSLLDAVQEHSPMVGRFWLVVMLIFRILILATVGSDMFEDEQEEFVCNTMQPGCRQVCYDQAFPISHYRFWVFHIVLLSAPAVLFVIYSMHQNAKMGRDADEEEAAQPGQPSSIRTKLRADQRGRHIRTFYIVNVVMRIMAEVGFLVGQWLLYGFKVAPDYICERKPCPHKVDCFVSRPTEKTIFLQFYFVVGIISAILSLSELLHILVKGKCRSREGLGSSPPPAYERDNWSNREHERTNNFLLRRQSTDDRRASGAGGHRLSIAYPPGTAYKLKVGPSSAISSKSSRLIKGDLTV